A window of Rufibacter sp. LB8 contains these coding sequences:
- a CDS encoding tagaturonate reductase, which translates to MQPLNRTTAGITTERPIKVLQFGEGNFLRGFVDWIIDILNEKTDFNGNVEIVQPLDKGIYHLVNQQDGLYHVQLEGIQGGQATQETRLITCVAHAHSPYADYEFYLRQGENPDLEFIISNTTEAGICFEPADASLDTTPGSFPGKLTALLYRRFQTFNGAKDKALTIIPCELIEKNGENLRTTVLQFAKHWNLPQEFTTWIEQDTIFCNTLVDRIVPGFPKDTIAEIQGKIGFEDNLVVKAEPFHLWVIEAPASVAAAFPTDQADLQVKFVDDLTPYRTRKVRILNGAHTALVPVAYLQGLRTVRDAVEDEIAGTFIKEAIFEEIIPTLDLSAEELNQFANDVIERFQNPFIKHELISIALNSVSKYKVRVLPSVLEYQKRKDQLPQRLLTSLAAMILFYKGETNGEQIALNDTPEVLEFFKNAWQKNSAADTVKAVLTNQDFWDMDLTQVPGLEQTVAAELEKLQQQELARIA; encoded by the coding sequence ATGCAGCCATTGAATAGAACCACCGCCGGAATCACCACAGAGCGCCCCATCAAAGTACTTCAGTTTGGGGAAGGCAACTTTCTGCGGGGCTTTGTAGACTGGATCATTGACATCCTGAACGAGAAAACCGATTTCAACGGCAACGTGGAGATTGTGCAGCCCCTTGACAAAGGCATTTACCATTTGGTGAACCAGCAAGACGGCCTGTACCATGTGCAACTGGAAGGCATTCAGGGCGGGCAGGCTACTCAGGAAACACGCCTGATCACCTGCGTGGCGCATGCCCATTCGCCTTACGCTGACTATGAATTTTACCTGCGCCAGGGCGAAAACCCAGACCTGGAATTCATCATCTCCAACACCACCGAGGCTGGCATCTGCTTTGAACCCGCTGACGCTAGCTTAGATACCACGCCCGGTAGCTTTCCGGGTAAACTAACCGCCTTGCTGTACCGCCGGTTCCAGACGTTCAACGGCGCCAAAGACAAAGCCCTGACCATTATTCCGTGTGAACTGATTGAGAAAAACGGCGAAAACCTAAGAACCACAGTATTGCAATTCGCAAAACACTGGAACCTGCCGCAGGAATTCACCACCTGGATTGAACAGGACACCATTTTCTGCAACACGCTGGTAGACCGCATTGTGCCGGGCTTCCCCAAAGACACCATCGCTGAGATTCAGGGGAAAATTGGTTTTGAAGATAACCTGGTGGTTAAGGCAGAGCCGTTCCATTTATGGGTGATTGAAGCGCCTGCCTCAGTGGCCGCCGCGTTCCCCACAGACCAGGCAGATCTGCAGGTGAAATTTGTGGATGATTTAACGCCGTACCGCACCCGCAAAGTAAGAATCCTGAACGGCGCGCACACCGCGTTGGTACCGGTGGCCTACTTGCAGGGCCTGCGCACCGTGCGTGACGCCGTGGAAGATGAAATTGCCGGCACGTTCATCAAGGAAGCCATTTTTGAGGAAATCATTCCCACCCTTGATTTATCTGCGGAAGAACTAAACCAGTTCGCGAATGATGTGATAGAGCGTTTCCAGAACCCGTTCATTAAGCATGAATTGATTTCCATTGCCTTGAACTCGGTGTCTAAATACAAAGTGCGCGTGCTGCCGTCTGTGCTGGAATACCAGAAAAGAAAAGACCAGTTGCCGCAGCGCTTGCTTACCTCTCTGGCCGCAATGATTCTGTTCTACAAAGGCGAAACCAACGGCGAGCAGATTGCCCTCAATGACACCCCCGAAGTGTTGGAGTTCTTCAAAAACGCCTGGCAGAAAAACTCAGCCGCCGATACCGTGAAGGCCGTGTTGACCAACCAGGACTTCTGGGACATGGACTTAACCCAGGTGCCCGGCCTGGAACAAACCGTGGCTGCAGAACTGGAGAAATTACAGCAGCAGGAACTAGCCCGCATTGCTTAA
- a CDS encoding gluconate 5-dehydrogenase — translation MLNLFDLSGKVALVTGATHGLGMAMATALGKAGATVVVNGNTPAKMEKALAQYAVEGLKVKGYLFDVTDEEAAIENVQRIENEVGPIAILINNAGMIQRTPALEMAVADFRKVLDVDLTGPFIMAKTVGKFMVARKAGKIINICSMMSELGRDTVSAYAAAKGGLKMLTKNLATEWAKHNVQVNGIGPGYFATDQTAPIRVDGHPFNEFIISRTPAGRWGNPEDLGGTTVFLASKASDFVNGQIIYVDGGILATIGKPSNE, via the coding sequence ATGCTGAACTTATTTGACTTATCAGGGAAAGTAGCCTTAGTCACCGGTGCCACGCACGGTCTGGGCATGGCCATGGCCACGGCGTTGGGCAAAGCAGGCGCCACGGTGGTGGTGAATGGCAATACGCCCGCCAAAATGGAAAAAGCCCTGGCCCAGTATGCGGTTGAAGGCCTGAAGGTGAAGGGCTATCTGTTTGACGTGACCGACGAGGAAGCAGCCATAGAAAACGTGCAGCGCATTGAAAACGAAGTGGGCCCCATTGCCATCTTAATCAACAACGCCGGCATGATACAACGCACGCCCGCGCTGGAAATGGCCGTGGCCGATTTCAGGAAAGTCCTGGACGTGGATTTGACCGGACCTTTCATCATGGCCAAAACCGTGGGCAAATTCATGGTGGCGCGCAAAGCGGGCAAAATCATCAATATCTGCTCCATGATGTCTGAACTGGGCCGCGACACGGTTTCTGCCTACGCCGCCGCCAAAGGAGGTCTCAAAATGCTGACCAAGAACCTGGCCACTGAATGGGCGAAGCACAACGTGCAGGTCAACGGCATTGGCCCTGGCTATTTCGCCACGGACCAGACGGCTCCCATCAGGGTAGACGGTCATCCGTTCAATGAGTTCATCATCAGCCGTACGCCGGCCGGGCGCTGGGGAAACCCCGAAGATCTGGGCGGCACCACGGTATTTTTAGCAAGTAAGGCCAGCGACTTCGTGAATGGCCAGATTATATATGTAGACGGTGGAATTTTGGCTACTATTGGGAAACCTAGTAACGAATAA
- a CDS encoding LacI family DNA-binding transcriptional regulator — MATKPKVTIHDIAEKLNITASTVSRALNDNPRISEVTKKLVLKAAKQLNYQPNNIAAALRNGKSYIIGIIVPTADRAFFASVVRGIEEIANKLNYKVIICQSYDNYEKEVQTVDALLSARVDGIIASIGKNTENFDHFKRPQEKGIPLVLFDRTTDALEVSQVMIDDYLGAYKVVEHLIGQGCRRIAHFTSPKKVSVFKERLRGYMDALRDYEIPFDEALVIKSNLQLEDGRSSMEQLLELKNIPDAVFSASDYGAMGALQVLKERHIKVPQEIALAGFGNEPFTSFSDPALTTVDQFSLTMGRITAELFFENFKSGPDKKLVPQKTVLKPELIIRGSSLKAGKALVKEPAQHSQIDF, encoded by the coding sequence ATGGCAACCAAACCGAAGGTAACTATTCATGATATAGCTGAAAAGCTCAACATTACCGCTTCCACGGTTTCCCGGGCGTTAAATGACAACCCCAGAATCAGTGAAGTAACCAAAAAACTGGTCTTGAAAGCGGCCAAGCAGCTGAACTACCAGCCCAACAACATTGCCGCAGCCCTCCGGAACGGAAAAAGCTATATCATAGGGATCATTGTGCCTACCGCCGACCGGGCGTTTTTCGCGTCGGTGGTGCGGGGTATTGAGGAAATCGCCAACAAACTCAACTATAAAGTGATCATCTGCCAGTCGTATGACAACTATGAAAAAGAGGTGCAGACGGTAGACGCCCTGTTGAGCGCCCGCGTGGACGGCATCATCGCCTCCATTGGCAAGAACACCGAGAACTTTGACCACTTCAAGCGTCCGCAAGAGAAAGGCATTCCGTTGGTGTTGTTTGACAGAACCACTGATGCGTTGGAAGTGAGCCAGGTCATGATTGACGATTATTTGGGTGCTTACAAAGTGGTGGAGCATCTCATTGGGCAAGGTTGCCGCCGCATTGCGCATTTCACCAGCCCCAAAAAAGTAAGCGTTTTCAAGGAACGTCTGCGGGGGTACATGGATGCCCTGCGCGACTATGAAATCCCTTTTGACGAAGCCCTGGTTATCAAAAGTAACCTGCAGCTGGAAGACGGCCGCAGCAGCATGGAACAATTGTTGGAGCTGAAAAATATCCCAGATGCCGTGTTCTCAGCCAGTGATTACGGCGCCATGGGAGCCTTGCAGGTGCTCAAAGAACGCCACATCAAAGTACCGCAGGAGATTGCCCTGGCCGGCTTCGGGAATGAACCGTTCACCTCGTTTTCTGACCCCGCCCTCACCACCGTGGACCAATTCAGTTTGACCATGGGCCGGATTACCGCCGAACTTTTCTTCGAGAATTTCAAAAGCGGGCCCGACAAGAAACTGGTTCCCCAGAAAACGGTCCTCAAACCGGAGCTTATTATCAGAGGCTCCTCGCTCAAAGCAGGTAAAGCCCTTGTCAAAGAACCAGCGCAACATTCACAGATAGATTTCTAA